A single region of the Ancylobacter novellus DSM 506 genome encodes:
- a CDS encoding hemolysin family protein, whose translation MPLFEIAVVILLVLFNGVLAMAELSVVSARPARLRAMADNGVRGARIALALAADPGRFLSTVQIGITLIGIIAGAFSGATLGDMLGDWLQEQGLSPAIAQGFGYTLVVAAITYISLIIGELIPKRLALQSPEKLASFIAPSMMLLSRIAAPAVWLLDISSRAVLHLLGEHGKGDDSNVTDEEIRAIVAEAETAGVIDPDERRMIAGVMRLADRPVRAVMTPRTDVDWIDLTDDPDLVRQTIRETRHTRMPACEGTPEESVGVIDIRDLLEAYLNGETPDPRQFVKPAAVLVETAGALDAMKVLRHAESPLALVVDEYGSMVGILTPADLLDAIAGSVVLDEAGQAKPDIVERADGSYLVAGSTPIDELSDGLAIRIPHDAGFHTAAGFVLHELKALPQEGAAFEAMGWRFEVVDMDGRRVDKLLVSRAVTPRRRAPLLG comes from the coding sequence ATGCCACTGTTTGAAATCGCTGTCGTTATTCTGCTCGTCCTGTTCAACGGCGTCCTCGCCATGGCCGAGCTTTCCGTCGTTTCCGCCCGCCCTGCGCGCCTGCGCGCCATGGCCGATAACGGTGTCCGCGGCGCCCGCATAGCGCTGGCGCTGGCCGCCGATCCCGGCCGCTTCCTCTCCACCGTGCAGATCGGCATCACGCTGATCGGCATCATCGCCGGCGCCTTCTCCGGCGCCACGCTCGGCGACATGCTAGGCGACTGGCTGCAGGAGCAGGGACTCTCCCCTGCCATCGCCCAGGGCTTCGGCTACACACTGGTGGTGGCGGCGATCACCTATATCTCGCTGATCATCGGCGAACTCATCCCCAAGCGCCTCGCGCTGCAAAGCCCGGAAAAGCTGGCGAGCTTCATCGCGCCCAGCATGATGCTGCTCTCGCGCATCGCCGCGCCGGCGGTGTGGCTGCTCGACATCTCCTCGCGCGCGGTGCTTCATCTGCTCGGCGAGCATGGCAAGGGCGACGACAGCAACGTCACCGACGAGGAGATCCGCGCCATCGTCGCGGAGGCCGAGACCGCGGGCGTCATCGATCCCGACGAGCGGCGCATGATCGCCGGCGTGATGCGGCTCGCCGACCGGCCGGTGCGGGCGGTGATGACGCCGCGTACCGATGTCGACTGGATCGACCTGACGGATGATCCCGACCTGGTGCGCCAGACCATCCGCGAGACCCGCCACACCCGCATGCCGGCCTGCGAGGGCACGCCGGAGGAGAGCGTCGGCGTCATCGACATACGCGACCTGCTCGAGGCCTATCTCAACGGCGAGACCCCGGACCCGCGCCAGTTCGTCAAACCGGCCGCCGTACTGGTGGAGACCGCCGGCGCGCTCGATGCGATGAAGGTGCTGCGCCACGCGGAATCGCCGCTGGCGCTGGTGGTAGATGAGTATGGCTCGATGGTCGGCATCCTCACCCCGGCCGACCTGCTCGACGCCATCGCCGGCTCGGTGGTGCTGGACGAGGCGGGGCAGGCCAAGCCCGACATTGTGGAGCGCGCCGACGGCTCCTATCTCGTCGCCGGCTCGACGCCGATCGACGAGTTGTCGGACGGGCTGGCAATCCGCATCCCGCACGATGCCGGCTTCCACACCGCGGCGGGCTTCGTGCTGCATGAATTGAAGGCGCTGCCGCAGGAAGGCGCGGCCTTCGAGGCGATGGGCTGGCGTTTCGAGGTGGTCGACATGGACGGGCGCCGCGTCGACAAGCTGCTGGTCAGCCGGGCGGTGACGCCGCGCCGGCGCGCACCGCTGCTAGGGTGA
- the aroC gene encoding chorismate synthase: MSFNSFGLLFRVTTFGESHGPAIGGVIDGCPPGIRFKLEDVQGALDRRRPGQSRFTTQRREPDEVRILSGTLEEADGVLVSTGTPIAFLIENVDQRSKDYAAISESYRPGHADYAYDVKYGLRDHRGGGRSSARETAVRVAAGAIAAKVLPGVTITGALVQMGEIAIDRNNWDDAEIGRNPFFCPDAKAAERMADYLDGIRKSGSSVGAVIEVVAEGVPPGLGAPIYGKLDADLASALMSINAVKGVEIGEGFASAALTGENNADEMRMGNDGRPVFLANHAGGILGGISTGQPVVTRFAVKPTSSILTPRRTVTRHGEDAEIVTKGRHDPCVGIRAVPVGEAMVACVLADHFLRHRGQVGTPPAWPFPR; this comes from the coding sequence ATGTCCTTCAACAGTTTCGGCCTGCTTTTCCGGGTCACCACCTTCGGCGAGAGCCATGGGCCGGCCATTGGCGGGGTGATCGACGGCTGCCCGCCCGGCATCCGCTTCAAGCTGGAGGACGTGCAGGGCGCGCTGGACAGGCGCCGCCCCGGCCAGTCGCGCTTCACCACCCAGCGCCGCGAGCCGGACGAGGTACGCATCCTTTCCGGCACGCTGGAGGAGGCGGACGGGGTGCTGGTGAGCACCGGCACGCCCATCGCCTTCCTGATCGAGAATGTCGACCAGCGCTCCAAGGACTATGCGGCGATATCCGAGAGCTACCGGCCCGGCCACGCCGACTACGCCTATGACGTAAAATACGGCCTGCGCGACCATCGCGGCGGTGGCCGCTCCTCGGCGCGCGAGACCGCAGTGCGCGTCGCTGCCGGCGCCATCGCCGCCAAGGTGCTGCCGGGCGTCACCATCACCGGCGCGCTGGTGCAGATGGGCGAGATCGCCATCGACCGGAACAACTGGGACGACGCCGAGATCGGCCGCAACCCGTTCTTCTGCCCGGACGCCAAGGCGGCCGAGCGCATGGCGGATTATCTCGACGGCATCCGCAAGTCCGGCTCCTCGGTCGGCGCGGTTATCGAAGTGGTGGCCGAGGGCGTACCGCCCGGCCTCGGCGCGCCGATCTACGGCAAGCTCGACGCCGATCTGGCAAGCGCGCTGATGAGCATCAATGCGGTGAAGGGCGTGGAGATCGGCGAGGGCTTCGCGAGCGCCGCGCTCACCGGCGAGAACAATGCCGACGAGATGCGCATGGGCAATGACGGCCGCCCGGTCTTCCTCGCCAACCATGCCGGCGGCATTCTCGGCGGCATCTCCACCGGCCAGCCGGTGGTGACGCGCTTCGCGGTGAAGCCGACCTCGTCGATCCTCACCCCGCGCCGCACGGTGACGCGGCACGGCGAGGACGCGGAGATCGTCACCAAGGGCCGGCACGACCCCTGCGTCGGTATCCGTGCCGTGCCGGTGGGCGAGGCCATGGTCGCCTGCGTTCTGGCCGACCATTTCCTGCGCCACCGTGGCCAGGTCGGCACGCCACCGGCGTGGCCGTTCCCGCGGTAA